The Betta splendens chromosome 7, fBetSpl5.4, whole genome shotgun sequence genome includes a window with the following:
- the LOC114858179 gene encoding trace amine-associated receptor 13c-like, with product MDTLKEPELCFPHLLNASCRKYARPHSEAMLIYVLVSCISLLTACLNLLVIVSISHFRQLHTPTNLLLLSLAVSDFLIGLIVVPFQMLLTEPCWFLGDLVCVLYYFIPFITVPASVINMVLISIDRYVAICDPLRYSTRITHSRVKLCVVLCWVYSIFYSFLFLYDNLKHPGSSNSCYGECVVNVILAADLILSFIVPISAIIILYVRVFVVAVSQARSMRSHITAVKQQRSLTVTVQRSELKAARTLGVVVAVFLMCYCPFYCVSLSGSDLIISSSANTFIAFLVYFNSCLNPVIYVLCYRWFRKSIKLIVTLQILQPQSCKANIL from the exons ATGGATACACTGAAGGAGCCTGAACTCTGCTTTCCACATCTCCTTAACGCCTCCTGCAGGAAATACGCTCGTCCTCACTCTGAGGCAATGCTCATTTATGTTCTAGtgtcctgcatctctctgctcactgcgtgtctcaacctgctggtcatcgtctccattTCCCACTTCAG gcagctccacactcccaccaacctcctcctcctctctctggctgtgtctgatTTCCTCATTGGTTTGATCGTGGTGCCGTTCCAGATGCTTTTAACAGAGCCCTGTTGGTTCCTAGGTGACCTGGTGTGTGTCTTGTATTATTTCATACCTTTCATCACTGTTCCTGCCTCAGTGATAAACATGGTGCTGATTTCAATTGACcgttatgtggccatctgtGATCCTCTTCGCTACTCCACCAGAATCACTCACAGCAGAGTTAAGCTCTGTGTCGTCCTGTGTTGGGTTTACTCTATCTTCTacagttttctgtttttatatgaCAACCTGAAGCACCCAGGCAGCTCTAATTCCTGTTATGGAGAATGTGTCGTAAATGTTATTCTGGCTGCTGACCTGATTTTAAGCTTCATCgtccccatctcagccatcatcatcctgtatgtgagggtgtttgtggtggctgtgtctcaggctcgttccatgcgctcccacattacagctgttaaacagcagcgttcactgactgtgactgttcagagatcagagctgaaagcagccaggactctgggtgtggTCGTTGCTGTGTTTCTCATGTGCTACTGTCCATTTTATTGCgtttctctctctggctctgaTCTCATAATCAGTTCTTCAGCTAACACCTTCATAGCCTTTCTGGTCTATTTTAACTCCTGTCTGAACCCAGTGATCTATGTCCTTTGCTACCGCTGGTTCAGAAAGTCCATTAAACTTATTGTTACACTTCAGATACTCCAGCCTCAGTCTTGTAAGGCCAACATActgtag
- the LOC114858731 gene encoding trace amine-associated receptor 13c-like, producing the protein METLEEVELCFPHLLNASCKKRTRPHSEAMLIYVLVSCISLLTASLNLLVIVSISHFRQLHTPTNLLLLSLAVSDFLVGLIVMPFQIILIEPCWFLGNLLCVLYYFLPFITVYSSVTNMVLISVDRYVAICDPLRYSTIMSQLRVKHCVLLSWVYCLFYSFMLLYDNIKQPGRFNSCFGECVISVNGAVDLVLGFIIPISAIIILYVRVFVVAVSQARSMRSHVAAVKLQRSLTVTVQSSELKAARTLGVVVVVFLMCYCPFYCISLSGYNLMIGSSSNSIAFVLYFNSCLNPVIYVFFYRWFRKSIKLIVTLQILQPNSFNANIL; encoded by the exons ATGGAGACACTAGAGGAAGTTGAACTCTGCTTTCCACATCTCCTCAACGCCTCATGCAAGAAGCGCACACGTCCTCACTCTGAGGCAATGCTCATTTATGTTCTAGtgtcctgcatctctctgctcactgcgagtctcaacctgctggtcatcgtctccatctcccacttcag gcagctccacactcccaccaacctcctcctcctttctctggcTGTCTCTGATTTCCTCGTTGGTCTCATCGTCATGCCGTTTCAGATCATCCTAATAGAACCTTGTTGGTTCCTTGGTAACCTGCTGTGTGTTCTGTATTACTTCTTACCCTTTATCACGGTTTATTCCTCAGTAACAAACATGGTGCTGATATCAGTGGACcgttatgtggccatctgtGATCCTCTGCGTTACTCCACCATAATGTCTCAATTGAGAGTTAAACACTGCGTCCTGCTGAGTTGGGTTTATTGTCTTTTTTACAGCTTCATGCTTTTATATGACAACATTAAGCAGCCAGGCAGGTTTAACTCCTGCTTTGGAGAATGTGTGATTAGCGTAaatggagctgttgacctcgtGTTAGGCTTCATCAtccccatctcagccatcatcatcctgtatgtgagggtgtttgtggtggctgtgtctcaggctcgttccatgcgctcccacgttgcagctgttaaactgcagcgttcactgactgtgactgttcagagttcagagctgaaagcagccaggactctgggtgtggttgttgttgtgtttctcatgtGTTACTGTCCATTTTATTGTATCTCACTCTCCGGCTATAATCTCATGATCGGGTCTTCAAGTAATTCCATagcatttgttttatattttaactcCTGTTTAAATCCTGTCATCTACGTCTTTTTTTATCgctggtttagaaaatctatTAAACTCATTGTGACACTTCAAATACTACAGCCAAACTCATTCAACgcaaacatactgtag
- the LOC114858211 gene encoding trace amine-associated receptor 6-like, with protein METLEEPEPCFPHLLNASCRKYARPHSEAMLIYVLVSCISLLTASLNLLVIVSISHFRQLHTPTNLLLLSLAVSDFLVGLIVMPFQIILIEPCWFLGNLLCVLYYLLPFITVYSSVINMVLISVDRYVAICDPLHYSTIMTQLRVKICVLMSWVFSVFYSFVILFDNLYQPGRLNSCYGECVININGPVHLVFGFIVPISSIIILYVRVFVVAVSQARSMRSHVTAVKLQRSLTVTVQRSELKAARTLGVVVVVFLICYCPIYCISLSGSNLTIGSSANAIAFLIYFNSCLNPVIYVFFYRWFRKSIKLIVTLQILQPNSFKANIL; from the exons ATGGAGACCCTGGAGGAGCCTGAACCCTGCTTTCCACATCTCCTTAACGCCTCCTGCAGGAAATACGCTCGTCCTCACTCTGAGGCAATGCTCATTTATGTTCTAGtgtcctgcatctctctgctcactgcgagtctcaacctgctggtcatcgtctccatctcccacttcag gcagctccacactcccaccaacctcctcctcctctctctggctgtctctgaTTTCCTCGTTGGTCTCATCGTCATGCCGTTTCAGATCATCCTCATAGAACCTTGTTGGTTCCTTGGTAACCTGCTGTGTGTTCTGTATTACTTATTACCCTTCATCACGGTTTATtcctcagtaataaacatgGTGCTGATATCAGTGGACcgttatgtggccatctgtGACCCTCTGCATTACTCCACCATAATGACTCAATTGAGAGTTAAAATCTGTGTGCTGATGAGTTGGGTTTTCTCCGTTTTTTACAGCTTTGTGATTTTATTCGACAACTTATATCAACCAGGCAGGTTAAACTCCTGTTATGGTGAATGTGTGATTAACATAAATGGACCTGTTCATTTGGTGTTTGGCTTCATTGTCCCCATCTcatccatcatcatcctgtatgtgagggtgtttgttgtggctgtgtctcaggctcgttccatgcgctcccacgttacagctgttaaactgcagcgttcactgactgtgactgttcagaggtcagagctgaaagcagccaggactctgggtgtggttgttgttgtgtttctcatttGTTACTGTCCAATTTACTGTATTTCTCTCTCTGGCTCGAATCTCACGATTGGTTCTTCAGCTAATGCTATAGCATTTCttatatattttaattcatGTCTAAATCCTGTCATTTACGTCTTTTTTTACCGCTGGTTTAGAAAATCCATTAAACTCATTGTGACACTTCAAATACTGCAGCCAAACTCATTTAAggcaaacatactgtag